A single region of the Thermoanaerobaculum aquaticum genome encodes:
- a CDS encoding cytochrome ubiquinol oxidase subunit I, whose product MDYPLWIPGIGAGVLIGLVAITHVLVSHFAVGGGIVMAVAETLAVKRQDQALRNLAKRTSLILILVSTVFGAISGVGIWVTIGLLHPVATSALIHSYVWGWATEWVFFILEVATALAYYATWDKVRPRTHLLLIWLYAFAAFMSLVIIQGIISFMLTPGNWLQTKAFADGFFNPTYVPGLVLRTGICVFLAGAYMAFAALREQDLAARARLVRFLAGIQVVGILIAYGGYRWWEAALPESIRALFLGASPKLPALASTRHFLLWMLLAYLVFVLFALLAPKAQRWPITAVALVLAFAFFGGYERLREGARKPFIIRDYMFSNGILISEIAKLNQEGILSKAKWLMVGQPDDPVAKGRAVFRAQCAMCHTENGYLGIRKLISGADAETLDMILTTMRDEGEKYTSNQYRKNGHVATEKLDYPFMPPFVGTEEEKEALKAYLVTLTGTKVAEVSHGN is encoded by the coding sequence ATGGATTACCCGTTGTGGATACCAGGCATTGGGGCCGGGGTGCTCATCGGCCTCGTGGCCATCACCCACGTGCTGGTTTCCCACTTTGCGGTGGGGGGCGGCATCGTCATGGCCGTGGCGGAAACCCTGGCGGTGAAGCGCCAGGATCAGGCCCTGAGGAACCTGGCGAAACGCACGTCATTGATTTTGATTTTGGTTTCCACGGTGTTTGGTGCCATTTCTGGGGTGGGGATCTGGGTCACCATTGGGCTTCTCCACCCGGTGGCCACCTCGGCGCTCATTCACTCCTACGTTTGGGGGTGGGCCACCGAGTGGGTGTTTTTCATCTTGGAAGTGGCTACCGCGCTGGCTTACTACGCCACGTGGGACAAGGTGCGGCCCAGGACCCATTTGCTCTTAATCTGGCTTTACGCCTTTGCCGCGTTCATGTCCTTGGTGATCATCCAGGGCATTATTTCCTTCATGCTCACCCCCGGCAACTGGCTGCAAACCAAGGCCTTCGCTGACGGCTTCTTCAACCCCACCTATGTGCCTGGCTTGGTGCTGCGCACGGGCATTTGCGTGTTCCTGGCCGGAGCCTACATGGCCTTTGCGGCCCTCCGGGAGCAGGACCTGGCGGCGCGGGCTCGGCTCGTGCGGTTTTTGGCTGGAATCCAGGTGGTGGGCATCCTCATTGCCTACGGCGGCTACCGTTGGTGGGAAGCGGCGCTGCCGGAGTCCATTCGCGCGCTTTTCCTGGGGGCAAGCCCGAAGCTTCCCGCGCTAGCCTCCACCCGCCACTTCTTGCTGTGGATGCTTTTGGCCTACCTGGTTTTCGTGCTCTTTGCCCTTCTTGCCCCTAAGGCCCAGCGCTGGCCAATCACGGCGGTGGCTTTGGTGTTGGCCTTTGCGTTTTTTGGTGGCTACGAGCGGCTGCGGGAAGGAGCGCGCAAGCCTTTCATTATCCGCGATTACATGTTTTCCAACGGGATTTTGATTTCGGAAATTGCCAAGCTCAACCAGGAGGGGATTTTGTCCAAGGCCAAGTGGCTGATGGTGGGGCAGCCGGACGATCCGGTGGCCAAAGGCCGGGCGGTGTTCCGCGCCCAGTGCGCCATGTGCCATACCGAAAACGGCTATTTGGGTATTCGCAAGCTCATTTCCGGTGCTGACGCCGAAACCCTCGACATGATCCTGACAACCATGCGGGATGAAGGTGAAAAGTACACGTCGAACCAGTACAGGAAGAACGGCCACGTGGCCACGGAAAAGCTGGACTACCCATTCATGCCTCCTTTTGTGGGCACAGAAGAGGAAAAAGAGGCCTTAAAAGCGTACCTGGTAACCCTCACGGGAACAAAAGTTGCGGAGGTGAGCCATGGCAACTAA
- a CDS encoding ATP-binding protein has translation MGGQTDTDTFASRVVLRKEKGGEAQALHLLEEARLFFAVRPEVLSDFRLAVLEACLNALEHGQPPVEVEVEAHRQGDGVHFRVRVIDHGPGFQPEAVPQPQLADKLSSPRKRGWGLVIMRRFSDGLTFESQPGRMVVSLYRIASGS, from the coding sequence ATGGGGGGACAAACGGACACCGACACCTTTGCCTCACGGGTGGTGCTGCGGAAGGAAAAAGGTGGCGAGGCCCAGGCCTTGCACCTCCTGGAGGAGGCGAGGCTTTTTTTTGCGGTAAGACCCGAGGTGCTTTCCGACTTTCGCCTGGCGGTTTTGGAGGCCTGCCTCAACGCCTTAGAGCATGGCCAGCCCCCGGTGGAGGTGGAGGTGGAAGCCCACCGCCAGGGAGACGGCGTTCACTTCCGGGTTCGGGTCATTGACCACGGGCCGGGTTTTCAACCCGAAGCCGTGCCTCAGCCCCAGCTTGCTGATAAACTGAGCTCGCCTCGCAAACGCGGTTGGGGGCTTGTGATCATGCGGCGCTTTTCCGATGGCTTGACCTTTGAGTCGCAGCCGGGGCGGATGGTGGTGAGCCTGTACCGCATAGCATCCGGGAGCTGA
- a CDS encoding SGNH/GDSL hydrolase family protein: MKKVNSLLALLALGVAAVASAQVDFTRYVALGDSLTAGYASGGLAKFYQEHSYPAILARQFGLATFQQPLVSDPGIAPVLKLMALAPSPVLAPSGTTPGQPINATYQGIYNNLGIPGSKTGDLLTKTGDITKLQRGQIDPSTIMYDIVLRFPKIPGTNVDGTAVAQAIAAKPTFMTVWIGNNDVLGAALAAVPIDGVTMTPVATFQQQYHTLLATLRAQLPNTKIVVANIPNVTSIPFVTTVKPYVFTSQGQKIYLQADSGPLTDGDYVTLQGASLIAQGYGIPGTGKLLPDGGIVNGQFVPGVVLRAAEAAAINARIAQLNGIIAQEAAAVGAPVLDVNSIFNDIVAHGYMLGGIKLTASFLTGGIFSYDGVHPQRLGYALVANEFVKLINSAFGARVPQVNLQKYLEGTETTTTVMASQVQMAPGAFNSTLQLFVPQTTEQQRPVMRRHLRREVPGEGRPIRP; this comes from the coding sequence ATGAAAAAGGTAAACTCGTTGCTGGCCTTACTTGCCCTGGGCGTGGCGGCCGTAGCCTCGGCCCAGGTGGATTTCACCAGGTACGTGGCCTTAGGGGATTCGTTGACGGCGGGCTACGCTTCCGGTGGCCTGGCCAAGTTCTACCAGGAGCACTCCTACCCCGCAATTCTGGCCCGGCAGTTCGGGCTGGCCACATTCCAGCAACCGCTGGTCTCTGACCCGGGCATTGCCCCGGTGTTGAAGCTCATGGCGTTGGCTCCTTCTCCGGTTTTGGCTCCGTCCGGAACCACACCCGGTCAGCCCATCAACGCCACCTACCAGGGGATTTACAACAACCTGGGGATTCCTGGCTCCAAGACCGGGGATTTGCTCACCAAAACCGGGGACATCACCAAGCTGCAGCGCGGTCAAATTGATCCTAGCACCATCATGTACGACATCGTGCTGCGTTTCCCCAAGATCCCGGGCACGAATGTTGACGGCACAGCGGTGGCGCAGGCCATTGCGGCCAAACCTACCTTCATGACCGTGTGGATTGGCAACAACGACGTGTTGGGCGCGGCGTTGGCCGCAGTTCCCATTGACGGGGTGACCATGACGCCGGTGGCCACCTTCCAACAGCAGTACCATACGCTTCTGGCCACCCTTCGTGCGCAGCTGCCCAACACCAAAATCGTGGTGGCCAACATCCCCAACGTCACCTCCATTCCCTTTGTGACCACCGTCAAGCCTTACGTCTTTACGTCTCAAGGCCAAAAGATCTACTTGCAGGCCGATTCCGGTCCTCTCACCGACGGTGACTACGTGACCCTGCAGGGGGCGTCCCTGATTGCCCAGGGGTACGGCATCCCTGGCACCGGCAAGCTCTTGCCTGACGGTGGGATCGTGAACGGCCAGTTCGTCCCCGGGGTGGTGCTGCGGGCAGCGGAAGCGGCCGCCATCAACGCCCGTATTGCCCAGCTCAACGGCATCATTGCCCAGGAAGCTGCTGCTGTCGGCGCCCCGGTCTTGGATGTCAACAGCATCTTTAACGACATCGTGGCCCACGGCTACATGCTCGGTGGCATTAAGCTCACCGCCTCCTTCCTCACCGGCGGCATCTTTTCTTACGACGGCGTGCACCCCCAGCGGTTGGGCTACGCCTTGGTGGCCAACGAGTTCGTGAAGCTCATCAACTCGGCGTTCGGTGCGCGGGTTCCCCAGGTGAACCTGCAGAAGTACCTGGAGGGCACCGAAACCACAACTACGGTGATGGCGTCCCAGGTGCAAATGGCGCCGGGAGCCTTCAACAGCACGCTCCAGCTCTTCGTCCCGCAAACCACCGAGCAGCAGCGGCCGGTGATGCGCCGGCACCTGCGCCGGGAGGTCCCGGGTGAGGGCCGTCCCATTCGCCCGTAG
- a CDS encoding STAS domain-containing protein, with translation MEACTLKREADHGTAAILAVAGYINNEGGEAIARAAREILAEGKRAILLDLAKVRIINSIGISLLLEVLEACLSENVVLAFCNLHPSVAKTFEVMGLSQYARLFGSRDEALAELARL, from the coding sequence GTGGAAGCCTGCACCTTGAAGCGGGAGGCCGACCACGGTACCGCCGCCATCCTGGCGGTGGCCGGCTACATCAACAACGAAGGTGGGGAAGCCATCGCCAGGGCGGCCCGGGAAATCCTTGCCGAGGGCAAAAGGGCCATCCTTTTGGACCTGGCCAAGGTGAGGATCATCAACTCCATTGGCATTTCCTTGCTTTTGGAGGTGCTGGAGGCTTGCCTTTCGGAAAACGTGGTGCTGGCCTTCTGCAACCTTCACCCCTCGGTGGCCAAGACCTTCGAGGTCATGGGGCTTTCCCAGTACGCCCGCCTCTTCGGCTCGCGGGACGAAGCGCTCGCCGAACTGGCACGGCTGTGA
- a CDS encoding PP2C family protein-serine/threonine phosphatase, which yields MERVGEAVLVPPTPEAVTTPRLVSPFVVAVPIGDRERSFGVLALGDREVRGGLAPFSAQDVETLSLFAAQGALAFSAILAHRQRVAQERLERELALAASVQQHLFPQLPEQLPGWELSGFSLPSRQVGGDLYDFLPNGEGTLLALFDVSGKGAPAALLAASLQGALRVAARQAASLKELAYLLHEHLATLWAEHQFATAFFFALREDGTVRALGAGHTPAVVVGLDGQTRLLYPQGPPLGLVPNPRFEEDTLVLRKGELLVVATDGIVEASNRVGEEFGLARLRELAAACANAPLGELATRVLAGVREFTQGEAMSDDFTLVAVRRTA from the coding sequence GTGGAACGGGTGGGTGAGGCGGTGCTGGTTCCGCCCACGCCGGAGGCCGTGACGACCCCCAGGCTTGTGTCGCCTTTCGTGGTGGCGGTGCCCATCGGCGACCGGGAGCGGAGCTTTGGGGTTTTGGCGCTGGGGGATCGGGAAGTGCGAGGGGGGCTTGCCCCCTTTTCGGCCCAGGATGTGGAAACCCTCTCGCTGTTTGCGGCGCAGGGGGCGCTGGCCTTTTCGGCCATCCTGGCCCACCGCCAGCGGGTGGCCCAGGAAAGGCTGGAGCGGGAGCTGGCCCTGGCCGCCTCGGTCCAGCAGCACCTCTTCCCGCAGCTCCCGGAGCAGCTGCCCGGCTGGGAGCTTTCGGGTTTTTCGCTGCCTTCCCGCCAGGTGGGGGGCGACCTTTACGATTTCCTCCCCAACGGCGAAGGGACGCTTCTCGCTCTTTTCGATGTGTCGGGCAAGGGCGCGCCAGCGGCCTTGCTGGCTGCTTCTCTGCAAGGGGCCCTGCGGGTGGCGGCCAGGCAAGCGGCAAGCTTAAAAGAGCTCGCTTACCTGCTTCATGAGCATTTGGCCACGCTGTGGGCGGAGCACCAGTTTGCCACCGCGTTTTTCTTTGCGTTGCGGGAGGATGGCACGGTCCGCGCCTTGGGGGCCGGGCACACTCCGGCGGTGGTGGTGGGTCTCGACGGCCAAACCCGCCTGCTGTACCCCCAGGGTCCGCCCCTGGGCCTGGTGCCCAACCCTCGCTTTGAGGAAGACACGCTGGTGCTGCGGAAGGGTGAGCTTTTGGTGGTGGCCACCGACGGGATCGTGGAGGCGTCCAACCGCGTTGGCGAAGAGTTCGGGCTCGCTCGGCTGCGGGAGCTGGCGGCGGCTTGCGCCAATGCACCCCTGGGGGAGCTGGCGACAAGGGTGCTGGCGGGGGTGCGGGAGTTCACCCAAGGGGAAGCCATGAGCGATGACTTCACCCTGGTGGCGGTGCGACGCACGGCGTAA
- a CDS encoding tetratricopeptide repeat protein: MKKVWFVVLTVALLGAGLGLWSWLNRPAWSTRDPEVLALVEKARGELNKLYYREAAEILEQALAKDPNSFAARYFLQRAYSGLGRVREAREQLELLKQKDPATLTPRERMLLDLLVLRRSGDREAFVSRLLEYQAQYPREVELTRLLALTYQEAGRSDEAERWGRKTLELDANDALAYNILGYIELARGRFAQAEEQFRKYAFIAPDQANPHDSLGELFLITGRFEEAKRELEAAVQANPRFYPAWRHWGDLAVLLGDVELAKSATRELASALDLKPEERPVVEATALGLLAFFHDQPPLLLEAAEVITKPRDEGEFFVVHAAFCARGDWAQAESLEGTVEQAMAAGTPGSRSLARLLPLLRTQRFVSQNRFQEALASAQQAEAAFSFVNVWQAESLLTAQCWKALALARLGKKAEALEVLAKVRATNPRFPLLKRVEGQI; encoded by the coding sequence ATGAAAAAGGTCTGGTTTGTGGTGCTGACAGTGGCCCTTTTGGGGGCCGGCTTGGGCCTCTGGTCCTGGCTCAACCGTCCGGCCTGGAGCACCCGCGACCCCGAGGTCTTGGCCCTGGTGGAAAAGGCCCGGGGTGAGCTCAACAAGCTTTACTACCGGGAAGCCGCGGAAATCCTGGAGCAAGCGCTGGCCAAAGACCCCAACTCCTTTGCCGCCCGCTACTTCCTGCAGCGGGCGTACAGTGGGCTGGGGCGCGTGCGGGAGGCCAGGGAGCAGCTGGAGCTGTTGAAACAGAAAGACCCGGCCACTCTGACCCCAAGGGAACGCATGCTCTTGGACCTCCTGGTGCTGCGACGCAGCGGTGACCGCGAGGCTTTTGTTAGTAGGCTTTTGGAGTACCAGGCCCAGTACCCGCGGGAGGTGGAGCTTACCCGGCTTTTGGCTCTTACCTACCAGGAAGCGGGCAGATCGGACGAAGCCGAAAGGTGGGGGCGAAAGACCCTGGAGCTGGACGCCAACGACGCCTTGGCCTACAACATCCTGGGCTACATTGAGCTGGCCCGGGGCCGCTTTGCCCAGGCGGAAGAGCAGTTCCGCAAGTACGCCTTTATTGCTCCCGACCAGGCTAACCCCCACGACTCTCTGGGAGAGCTTTTCCTCATCACCGGCCGCTTTGAAGAAGCGAAGAGAGAGCTGGAGGCGGCGGTGCAGGCCAACCCGCGCTTTTACCCGGCCTGGCGCCACTGGGGCGATCTGGCGGTGTTGCTGGGGGATGTGGAGCTCGCCAAGTCCGCCACCCGGGAGCTGGCCTCGGCCCTGGACCTCAAGCCTGAGGAGCGGCCGGTGGTGGAAGCTACGGCGCTGGGTCTTTTAGCCTTCTTCCACGACCAGCCACCGCTGCTGCTTGAGGCCGCGGAGGTCATAACCAAGCCCCGGGACGAGGGGGAGTTCTTTGTGGTGCATGCTGCGTTTTGCGCCCGGGGGGATTGGGCCCAGGCCGAAAGCCTGGAAGGGACGGTAGAGCAAGCGATGGCCGCGGGCACCCCCGGCTCTCGCAGCTTGGCGCGGCTTTTGCCGCTTTTGAGAACGCAGAGGTTTGTGAGCCAAAACCGCTTTCAGGAAGCGTTGGCTTCGGCGCAGCAAGCGGAGGCTGCTTTCTCTTTTGTGAACGTGTGGCAGGCGGAAAGCCTCCTCACCGCCCAGTGCTGGAAGGCTTTAGCCCTGGCCCGTTTGGGAAAAAAGGCAGAAGCCCTTGAGGTCCTGGCCAAGGTGAGGGCCACCAACCCACGCTTTCCGCTGCTTAAGCGGGTGGAGGGGCAGATTTGA
- a CDS encoding OmpP1/FadL family transporter, producing the protein MTMVRKCSVMLAVVLLLPALAWGNGFALFEHGARGVSMGGAFVAVADDPSAGYYNPAGLAFLDGTKAMAGVFLITESSKFRGDNPYPGAGYKSEMEDQIFYPPHFHYSAPLAGNFRWGLSMIAPFGLGTWWPNNYAGRFISKRIDLKVFDVNPHVSWKLSDSFAVGVGFDYFLTQVDLTKSIGVINPYTQRVAEVGQVHMYNEGFADGWGYNVGVLWKLGGGFSLGAAYRSRVEVEINDAKASFVQFSTGYADFDAMVAQLIPFDRNPKGQTRVNFPAEARIGLAWKGEKTIISADAVHMGWDSFKELPITIVGYPQLSSVREENFRDAWTYRVGLERKFSDTFAVQVGYLRDRTPMPTHIVSPLLPDADRNGYSIGFSWQVNPKMRVDGSFLHLPFDNRSTQGQSIDNFNGTYRTRAELFGMSVVYSF; encoded by the coding sequence ATGACCATGGTGAGGAAGTGCAGCGTGATGTTGGCGGTGGTGCTCCTGCTGCCGGCCTTGGCTTGGGGCAACGGTTTTGCGTTGTTCGAGCACGGGGCTCGGGGTGTGAGCATGGGCGGGGCGTTTGTGGCGGTGGCGGATGATCCTTCCGCCGGCTACTACAACCCCGCGGGCTTGGCGTTTTTGGACGGCACCAAGGCAATGGCCGGGGTGTTCTTGATTACCGAGTCCTCCAAGTTCCGCGGCGATAACCCGTACCCCGGGGCGGGCTATAAGTCGGAAATGGAGGACCAAATCTTTTACCCGCCTCACTTCCACTATTCGGCGCCCCTGGCCGGAAACTTCCGCTGGGGTTTGTCCATGATCGCGCCCTTTGGGTTGGGCACTTGGTGGCCAAATAACTACGCCGGTCGCTTCATTTCCAAGCGCATTGACCTGAAGGTCTTCGACGTTAACCCCCACGTTTCCTGGAAGCTTTCCGACAGCTTTGCGGTGGGTGTGGGTTTTGACTACTTCCTCACCCAGGTGGACCTCACCAAGTCCATCGGCGTTATCAACCCCTACACCCAGCGGGTAGCGGAAGTGGGCCAAGTCCACATGTACAACGAGGGGTTTGCTGACGGCTGGGGCTACAACGTGGGCGTTCTTTGGAAGCTGGGCGGTGGCTTTTCCCTGGGTGCGGCCTACCGTTCTCGGGTGGAAGTGGAGATTAACGACGCCAAGGCGTCTTTCGTGCAGTTTAGTACCGGGTACGCGGATTTTGACGCCATGGTGGCGCAACTCATCCCCTTTGATCGCAACCCCAAGGGGCAAACCCGAGTGAACTTTCCGGCGGAAGCGCGAATTGGTTTGGCCTGGAAAGGGGAAAAGACCATCATCAGCGCCGACGCCGTGCACATGGGGTGGGACAGCTTCAAGGAGCTTCCCATTACCATCGTGGGTTACCCCCAACTTTCCTCGGTGCGGGAAGAGAACTTCCGTGATGCGTGGACCTACCGTGTGGGTCTGGAGCGCAAGTTCTCGGATACCTTTGCGGTGCAAGTGGGGTACCTCCGCGACCGTACCCCCATGCCCACCCACATTGTGTCGCCCTTGCTGCCCGATGCCGACCGCAACGGCTACTCCATTGGCTTTTCTTGGCAGGTGAACCCCAAGATGCGGGTGGACGGCTCCTTCCTGCATCTGCCCTTCGATAACCGCTCCACCCAAGGGCAAAGCATTGATAACTTCAACGGTACCTACCGCACCCGTGCCGAGCTTTTTGGCATGAGCGTGGTGTACAGCTTCTAG
- a CDS encoding sigma-54 interaction domain-containing protein, protein MSWPVPTWRQAQLEAILELSLALGGPREENELVEELVNRAVGLLDARRGLVVALTPEGLVSSWAAVQWQGQPQEFFRAFRSRFAEDAVQVFPGAELGLPYRQVMVAPGSWQGQWVLLVAVADRETREGEGDFTSDDATFLRSLSLLAASALASSRALETEKRKRQALEEENRSLREELPDFVAESPAMLRALELARRVAPLEVSVLVRGESGTGKEKVARLLHDLSPRAEKPFVPINCAAVPESLLEAELFGIERGVATGVEARIGKLEVAHGGTLFLDEVGDLSLNLQAKLLRVLQERTLERVGGRREIPVDVRLVAATHRNLEDMLERGEFRKDLYYRLRVVELRLPPLRERPEDIPVLVRYFLQRLGRKLGKGEVRLSREAWQLFLRYDFPGNVRELEHLVEASLALASGDEVTAEDVLLAMGSGAGRLAASGTLEEVVREHVLRTLERCGGRKREAARALGVDRTTLYRMLKRWGAT, encoded by the coding sequence TTGAGCTGGCCGGTTCCCACCTGGAGGCAAGCACAGCTGGAGGCCATCCTGGAGCTTTCGCTGGCCTTAGGGGGGCCCCGGGAAGAAAACGAGCTGGTGGAAGAGCTGGTCAACCGGGCGGTGGGGCTTCTGGATGCCCGGCGGGGCCTGGTGGTGGCGTTGACTCCGGAGGGCCTGGTGAGCAGCTGGGCGGCGGTCCAGTGGCAAGGCCAGCCGCAGGAGTTCTTCCGGGCCTTTCGCTCCCGTTTCGCCGAAGATGCCGTGCAGGTTTTCCCGGGAGCTGAGCTGGGCTTGCCCTACCGGCAGGTGATGGTGGCCCCGGGCAGCTGGCAGGGGCAGTGGGTGCTGCTGGTGGCGGTGGCCGACCGCGAAACCAGGGAGGGGGAAGGGGACTTTACCAGCGATGACGCCACCTTTTTGCGGTCGCTTTCGCTGCTGGCCGCCTCGGCGTTGGCTTCTTCCCGGGCCCTGGAAACGGAAAAGCGGAAGCGGCAGGCTCTGGAGGAGGAAAACCGCAGCTTGCGGGAGGAGCTTCCCGATTTTGTGGCCGAATCGCCGGCCATGCTGCGGGCCCTGGAGCTGGCCCGTCGCGTGGCCCCTCTGGAGGTGTCGGTGCTGGTGCGCGGGGAATCGGGCACCGGCAAGGAAAAGGTGGCGCGTTTGCTCCACGACCTTTCCCCCCGCGCCGAAAAGCCTTTTGTTCCCATTAACTGCGCGGCGGTGCCGGAAAGCCTTCTGGAAGCCGAGCTCTTCGGCATCGAAAGGGGGGTGGCCACCGGTGTGGAGGCCAGGATCGGCAAGCTGGAGGTGGCCCACGGCGGCACGCTTTTCTTAGACGAGGTGGGGGATCTTTCCCTCAACCTCCAGGCCAAGCTGTTGCGGGTGCTCCAGGAGCGCACCCTGGAGCGGGTTGGGGGGAGGCGGGAAATCCCTGTGGATGTGCGCTTGGTGGCGGCCACCCACCGCAACCTCGAGGACATGCTGGAGCGGGGGGAGTTCCGCAAGGACCTCTACTACCGCCTGCGGGTGGTGGAGCTGCGGCTGCCCCCCTTGCGGGAGCGTCCCGAGGACATCCCGGTTTTGGTGCGGTACTTCCTGCAACGCCTGGGGCGCAAGCTGGGCAAGGGGGAGGTTCGCCTATCCCGAGAAGCCTGGCAGCTCTTCTTGCGGTACGACTTTCCCGGCAACGTGCGGGAGCTGGAGCACCTGGTGGAGGCCTCTCTTGCTTTGGCCTCCGGGGACGAGGTGACGGCGGAAGACGTGCTGCTGGCCATGGGGTCCGGAGCGGGTAGGCTGGCGGCCAGCGGGACCTTAGAGGAGGTCGTGCGGGAGCACGTGCTTCGCACCCTGGAGCGCTGCGGGGGGCGAAAAAGGGAAGCCGCGCGGGCCCTGGGCGTGGACCGCACCACCCTCTACCGCATGCTCAAGCGGTGGGGTGCAACATGA